From one Streptomyces sp. SCSIO 30461 genomic stretch:
- a CDS encoding transposase family protein, translating to MLVYPAGIDVSSSALRFLSARLRAHRRERGARWRRLTTGRQALLALAPLRCGHTYAQLAAGFGVGQGAGGAVRVPFRGRWERLSAGQQAVNIAHARIRALGERGMATLKTWRLLRKLRCSTNHITRLVQAILTLHLNCTD from the coding sequence ATGCTTGTCTACCCGGCGGGGATCGACGTGTCGAGTTCCGCTCTGCGCTTCCTGTCCGCCCGGCTGCGTGCCCATCGCCGCGAGCGTGGCGCCCGCTGGCGGCGGCTGACCACGGGCCGCCAGGCCCTGTTGGCCCTGGCCCCCCTGCGTTGCGGGCACACCTATGCCCAGCTTGCGGCCGGCTTCGGCGTAGGCCAGGGCGCCGGCGGCGCCGTCCGGGTGCCCTTCCGCGGCCGGTGGGAGCGACTGTCCGCAGGTCAGCAAGCCGTCAACATCGCCCACGCACGCATCCGGGCCCTGGGCGAGCGGGGCATGGCCACCCTGAAGACCTGGCGCCTGCTACGCAAACTCCGCTGCAGCACCAATCACATCACCAGGCTCGTCCAGGCCATCCTCACCCTGCACCTGAACTGCACAGACTGA
- a CDS encoding group II intron maturase-specific domain-containing protein gives MTGKVRTMCRTTDTSQPLDALLRQLNPALKGWCVYFRPGVSSRTFAYLSYYTWRQVGGWLRHKHRRSTWKDLRRRYCDVGWWPASEERPLFNPAKVTTTRYRYRGTVIPNPWPSLE, from the coding sequence ATGACGGGCAAAGTCAGGACGATGTGCCGGACGACGGACACGAGCCAGCCGCTCGATGCCCTGCTGCGTCAGCTCAACCCGGCGCTCAAGGGCTGGTGCGTCTACTTCCGGCCCGGCGTGTCCAGCCGCACCTTCGCCTACCTGAGCTACTACACGTGGCGCCAGGTCGGGGGCTGGTTGCGCCACAAACACCGCCGGTCCACCTGGAAGGACCTCCGCCGCCGCTACTGCGATGTCGGATGGTGGCCGGCCTCGGAGGAAAGGCCGCTGTTCAACCCGGCCAAGGTGACCACCACGCGTTATCGCTACCGGGGAACAGTCATCCCGAACCCGTGGCCAAGCCTGGAATGA
- a CDS encoding holin produces the protein MSNLLSAAFWTATAERAIRTFAQSLAAVLVAKATSLFDVDWPAALATAGLATLLSVLTAIGASGVGGRGPGITETTDRAPSARTKS, from the coding sequence ATGTCGAATCTACTGAGCGCCGCTTTCTGGACCGCCACGGCCGAACGCGCCATCCGCACCTTCGCCCAGTCGCTCGCCGCGGTGCTCGTAGCCAAGGCGACAAGCCTGTTCGACGTCGACTGGCCCGCCGCCCTCGCGACGGCGGGCCTCGCCACGCTGCTCTCCGTACTCACGGCCATAGGCGCCTCAGGAGTGGGTGGGCGCGGCCCCGGTATCACCGAGACCACGGACCGCGCCCCCTCGGCCCGGACCAAGTCCTAG
- a CDS encoding transposase, protein MREAVWGNGPVDKTGTAPRIDFTVHLTGELADFIAENEEWLRVFQLPSYAPDLNPAEGVWSLLKRSLENFAAANLDHLVRVMKRKLKKIQYRPHLLDGCLAETGLFIEPP, encoded by the coding sequence GTGCGGGAAGCGGTCTGGGGAAACGGACCGGTCGACAAGACCGGAACCGCGCCCCGGATCGACTTCACTGTCCACCTGACCGGCGAGCTCGCGGACTTCATCGCGGAGAACGAAGAGTGGCTGAGGGTGTTCCAGCTGCCCTCCTACGCTCCCGACCTTAACCCGGCCGAGGGAGTGTGGTCGCTGCTCAAACGGTCGCTGGAGAACTTCGCCGCCGCCAACCTCGATCACCTCGTCCGCGTCATGAAGCGCAAGCTGAAGAAGATCCAGTACCGCCCGCACCTGCTTGACGGCTGCCTCGCCGAGACCGGCCTGTTCATCGAACCGCCATGA
- a CDS encoding hemolysin family protein produces MIAIQLFIAFLTLVVNAFFVGAEFALVSVRRSQIEPKAEEGDRRARSVIWGLEHVSALLAAAQLGITLCTLVLGVVAEPAIAHLLEPVFDAVGVPNGLVHAISFVIALAVATYLHMLLGEMVPKNIALAEPTRTALVLGPPLVALARAMRPVIFSINAFANALLKLLRVEVKDEVSATFSDDELARMVRDSGDAGLLDDRAAERLHDALELGRRPVREVVVPVEHVVYAQVGTTPEQLERLSAESGFSRFPVLDGTRRILGYLHVKDALDEVPRDMPFPVTALRPIARVRAETPLDDVLTAMRRSRTHLAAVLDEDGEPAGLVTMEDVLRELVGTPGQSV; encoded by the coding sequence ATGATCGCGATCCAGCTCTTCATCGCCTTTCTGACGCTGGTCGTCAACGCCTTCTTCGTCGGCGCCGAGTTCGCCCTGGTCTCGGTGCGCCGGAGCCAGATCGAGCCGAAGGCCGAGGAGGGAGATCGCAGGGCGCGCAGCGTCATCTGGGGTCTGGAGCACGTCTCGGCGCTGCTGGCCGCGGCACAGCTCGGGATCACCCTGTGCACGCTGGTGCTGGGCGTGGTGGCCGAGCCGGCGATCGCGCATCTGCTGGAGCCGGTCTTCGACGCCGTCGGGGTGCCCAACGGGCTGGTACACGCGATCTCGTTCGTGATCGCGCTGGCGGTTGCGACGTATCTGCACATGCTGCTGGGCGAGATGGTTCCGAAGAACATCGCGCTCGCCGAGCCGACCCGTACGGCGCTGGTGCTCGGCCCTCCGCTGGTGGCGCTGGCGCGGGCGATGCGCCCGGTGATCTTCTCGATCAACGCCTTCGCCAACGCCCTGCTCAAGCTGCTGCGGGTCGAGGTCAAGGACGAGGTGTCCGCGACGTTCTCGGACGACGAGCTGGCCCGGATGGTGCGCGACTCGGGTGACGCGGGGCTCTTGGACGACCGCGCCGCCGAGCGGTTGCACGACGCACTGGAGCTGGGGCGCCGACCGGTTCGTGAGGTCGTGGTGCCGGTCGAGCACGTGGTCTACGCCCAGGTCGGCACCACTCCGGAGCAACTGGAGCGACTGTCCGCGGAGTCGGGCTTCTCCCGCTTCCCGGTCCTGGACGGCACGCGCCGGATCCTCGGATACCTGCATGTGAAGGATGCCCTGGACGAGGTTCCGCGCGATATGCCGTTCCCGGTCACGGCGCTGCGCCCGATCGCCCGGGTACGGGCCGAGACCCCGCTCGACGACGTACTGACCGCGATGCGCCGCAGCCGGACGCATCTCGCCGCGGTCCTCGACGAAGACGGCGAACCGGCCGGGCTGGTCACGATGGAGGACGTCCTGCGCGAGCTGGTCGGTACACCAGGGCAGAGCGTCTAG
- a CDS encoding alpha-hydroxy acid oxidase has translation MTATQELSGSASAGIRASGELAERVRKVLPRAAYEFYATGSDEEISTGEAVAAWRGRRLLPRVLRDVSSVDTGLDLLGTRLASPVLAGPTAFHRMAHDEGETATAAGVAAAGSLLVLSSRATRHPEDVAAVAGPWWYQVYWLRDAEITRRQVDRAVAAGARALVLTVDAPYVPPRATSGLPLPLPEDDELCRSVGIGTRLPGWEQDPSLGLDAIGRLHQMSGLPVLVKGVLRADDARACVAAGAAGLIVSNHGGRQLDRAVSSADALPAVAAAVGTEVPVLVDGGIRTGTDVLVALALGARAVLLGRPVVWSLALGGAVGVTTLLDSYRAQLATSMALAGCARLADIDGELLYGGP, from the coding sequence ATGACGGCGACACAGGAACTCTCCGGCTCGGCGAGCGCCGGCATCCGCGCGTCGGGGGAACTGGCAGAGCGGGTGCGCAAGGTCCTGCCCAGGGCCGCGTACGAGTTCTACGCCACCGGGTCGGACGAGGAGATCAGCACGGGCGAGGCGGTGGCCGCCTGGCGCGGCCGGCGGCTGCTGCCACGCGTCCTGCGCGACGTCTCGTCCGTCGACACGGGCCTCGACCTGCTGGGGACCAGGCTCGCGTCGCCGGTGCTCGCCGGCCCGACGGCCTTCCACCGCATGGCGCACGACGAGGGCGAGACGGCCACGGCGGCGGGCGTCGCCGCGGCCGGCTCGCTGCTCGTGCTCTCCTCCCGCGCGACCCGCCACCCGGAGGACGTCGCCGCGGTGGCCGGGCCCTGGTGGTACCAGGTGTACTGGCTGCGGGACGCGGAGATCACCCGCCGCCAGGTCGATCGGGCTGTCGCCGCCGGCGCGCGGGCCTTGGTGCTGACGGTCGACGCCCCGTACGTGCCGCCCCGGGCGACTTCGGGACTGCCGCTGCCCCTGCCCGAGGACGACGAGCTGTGCCGCTCGGTGGGCATCGGCACCCGGCTGCCCGGCTGGGAACAGGACCCTTCGCTGGGTCTGGACGCCATCGGCCGGCTGCACCAGATGTCAGGGCTGCCCGTCCTGGTCAAGGGGGTATTGCGGGCCGACGACGCCAGGGCGTGCGTGGCCGCGGGCGCGGCCGGGTTGATTGTCTCCAACCACGGCGGCAGGCAGCTGGACCGCGCGGTCTCCTCCGCGGACGCCCTCCCCGCTGTCGCGGCGGCGGTGGGCACCGAGGTCCCGGTCCTCGTCGACGGCGGCATCCGCACCGGCACCGACGTGCTGGTAGCCCTCGCCCTGGGCGCCCGGGCCGTCCTGCTGGGCCGTCCCGTCGTCTGGTCCCTGGCCCTCGGCGGCGCCGTGGGCGTCACCACCCTCCTGGACTCGTACCGCGCCCAACTCGCCACGTCCATGGCCCTCGCCGGCTGCGCCCGGCTCGCGGACATCGACGGGGAGCTGCTGTATGGAGGGCCCTGA
- a CDS encoding SGNH/GDSL hydrolase family protein, translating into MEIPAKYASFVAIGDSFTEGMSDLRPDGSYRGWADLLAARLAARTPGFRYANLAVRGKLIGQIVDEQVDRAATMNADVVTLVGGLNDALRPKCDMGRVRGLLDEAVERLAPSCGRLVLMRSPGRNGPVMERFRPRMEELYTHIDAIAARHGALVVDLYGAPVLGDQRLWDVDRLHLTAEGHRRVAEAVWQTLGLAPEEDWREPLPPAVPAGWAARRTADLRFSREYLLPWIGRRLTGRSSGDGRPAKRPELLPYPVPFTGEPDGETAALS; encoded by the coding sequence ATGGAGATACCTGCCAAGTACGCCAGCTTCGTCGCGATCGGCGACTCCTTCACCGAGGGCATGTCCGACCTCCGCCCCGACGGCTCGTACCGGGGCTGGGCCGATCTCCTGGCGGCACGCCTCGCGGCCCGCACTCCCGGTTTCCGATACGCGAACCTCGCAGTCCGCGGCAAGCTCATCGGGCAGATCGTCGACGAGCAGGTGGACCGTGCGGCGACGATGAACGCGGATGTGGTGACCCTGGTCGGCGGGCTCAACGACGCCCTGCGCCCCAAGTGCGACATGGGCAGGGTGCGGGGACTGCTCGACGAGGCGGTGGAACGACTGGCCCCGTCGTGCGGCCGGCTGGTGCTCATGCGCAGTCCGGGCCGCAACGGGCCGGTCATGGAGCGCTTCCGCCCGCGCATGGAGGAGCTGTACACCCATATCGACGCAATCGCCGCTCGGCACGGCGCGCTCGTGGTGGACCTGTACGGAGCCCCGGTGCTCGGGGACCAGCGCCTGTGGGACGTGGACCGGCTGCACCTGACCGCCGAGGGTCACCGCCGGGTCGCCGAGGCCGTGTGGCAGACCCTGGGGCTCGCGCCTGAGGAGGACTGGCGGGAGCCGCTGCCCCCGGCCGTACCCGCCGGCTGGGCCGCCCGGCGGACGGCGGATCTGCGTTTCTCGCGGGAGTACCTGCTGCCCTGGATCGGGCGTCGGCTCACCGGGCGCTCCTCGGGCGACGGAAGGCCTGCCAAACGGCCCGAGCTGCTCCCCTACCCCGTCCCGTTCACGGGCGAGCCGGACGGGGAGACCGCAGCGCTCTCATAG